In Phormidium yuhuli AB48, one genomic interval encodes:
- the bchM gene encoding magnesium protoporphyrin IX methyltransferase: protein MIIIDEKSIVKEYFNTTGFDRWRRIYGKDEVNKVQLDIREGHQQTLDKVIGWLSADGNLSQLTLCDAGCGVGSLSLPLAEAGATVYGSDISEMMVTEAQERAQAQLSDSSRVTFETCDLEEISGRFHTVICLDVLIHYPDDKMDEMLSHLCSLAESRVILSFAPKTPWLTVLKKVGELFPGPSKTTRAYQHREADILAIFAKNGFQPARTEMTSTRFYYSRLVELVRG from the coding sequence ATGATTATCATTGACGAAAAAAGCATTGTTAAGGAATATTTCAATACCACGGGTTTTGACCGTTGGCGACGAATTTATGGTAAGGACGAGGTCAATAAGGTCCAACTGGATATCCGAGAAGGACACCAGCAGACCCTTGATAAAGTCATCGGTTGGCTATCGGCCGATGGCAACCTCAGTCAACTAACCCTCTGTGATGCGGGGTGTGGTGTAGGGAGTTTGAGTTTGCCCCTAGCAGAAGCGGGAGCAACGGTTTACGGCAGCGACATCTCGGAGATGATGGTAACGGAGGCCCAGGAACGCGCTCAGGCTCAACTGAGTGACAGCTCCCGCGTCACGTTTGAAACCTGCGACCTCGAAGAAATTTCGGGTCGTTTCCACACCGTCATCTGCCTGGATGTCCTCATCCACTATCCCGATGACAAGATGGATGAGATGCTCTCCCACCTCTGCTCGTTAGCGGAGTCACGGGTGATTTTGAGTTTTGCGCCCAAAACCCCCTGGCTCACGGTTTTGAAGAAAGTCGGCGAACTCTTCCCCGGGCCCAGTAAGACCACTCGCGCCTATCAGCATCGTGAAGCGGATATTCTGGCTATCTTTGCGAAAAATGGCTTCCAACCCGCCCGCACGGAAATGACCAGCACTCGTTTCTATTATTCTCGTTTAGTGGAATTGGTGCGGGGTTAG
- the fni gene encoding type 2 isopentenyl-diphosphate Delta-isomerase — protein MTVNAAESEQTQSRKADHLRICLEDDVEFRELGTGLERYHFRHCCLPELDLGEIDLRTWFFGKSLQAPFLISSMTGGTEAAKLINQRLAEVAQAQGLAMGVGSQRVAVENPALSHTFDVRSLAPDILLFANLGAVQLNYGYGVDQCQRAIAMLEADALILHINPLQEAVQSRGDQNFKGLFDKIERLCYLLPIPVIAKEVGNGISGEMAQRLIDVGVQAIDVAGAGGTSWAKVEGKRAQDVRQRRLGALFSDWGIPTADCLVQVRSQFPDIPLIASGGLRNGLDVAKALALGANLGGLASPFLKAAADSPETLNQLVDLLKSELATVLFCTGNANIEELRHSDSLERLK, from the coding sequence ATGACTGTCAACGCTGCTGAGTCTGAGCAAACCCAATCCCGTAAAGCGGATCACCTGCGGATTTGTCTGGAGGATGATGTGGAGTTTCGTGAGTTGGGGACTGGGTTGGAACGCTATCACTTCCGCCATTGCTGTCTCCCGGAACTGGATTTGGGAGAGATTGACTTACGGACTTGGTTTTTTGGGAAATCGCTTCAGGCCCCGTTTCTCATTTCCTCGATGACTGGGGGAACGGAAGCGGCCAAACTGATTAATCAACGTTTAGCAGAGGTGGCTCAGGCCCAAGGGTTGGCGATGGGGGTCGGATCGCAACGGGTGGCGGTGGAGAATCCGGCGTTGAGTCATACTTTTGATGTGCGATCGCTGGCCCCGGATATTCTCCTGTTTGCCAATCTTGGGGCCGTTCAGTTGAACTATGGCTATGGGGTGGACCAATGTCAGCGGGCGATCGCCATGTTGGAAGCCGATGCCCTGATTCTCCATATTAATCCTCTCCAGGAGGCGGTTCAAAGTCGGGGAGACCAGAATTTTAAAGGATTGTTTGACAAAATTGAGAGATTGTGCTACTTGCTGCCCATCCCGGTGATTGCCAAAGAAGTGGGCAATGGCATTTCAGGAGAGATGGCGCAACGGTTAATTGATGTGGGGGTTCAGGCCATTGATGTGGCGGGTGCGGGGGGAACCTCCTGGGCCAAGGTGGAAGGGAAACGGGCCCAGGATGTCCGTCAGCGTCGTTTGGGGGCCCTGTTTTCCGATTGGGGTATCCCGACGGCGGACTGTCTGGTGCAGGTGCGATCGCAATTTCCCGATATTCCCCTGATTGCCTCGGGGGGCTTGCGCAACGGCTTAGATGTCGCCAAAGCCCTGGCCCTGGGAGCCAACTTAGGGGGGTTAGCTAGCCCGTTCCTCAAAGCGGCTGCCGATTCTCCCGAGACCCTCAATCAACTGGTGGACTTACTCAAGAGCGAATTGGCCACCGTCTTATTTTGCACCGGCAACGCCAATATCGAGGAATTACGGCACAGTGATAGTTTGGAGCGTCTAAAATAA